The Schistocerca gregaria isolate iqSchGreg1 chromosome 1, iqSchGreg1.2, whole genome shotgun sequence genome includes a window with the following:
- the LOC126282275 gene encoding uncharacterized protein LOC126282275, producing the protein MPPPPPPPPFRLAAACVVRVGQSGHPERRVLPPPPPPPPTTVLPGGSSQPDPPPVYTAGAAHNSRRKDGPAGRPPPNPSKSLPPPPNPPQLQQQQQHSSLTPRPLAWGQRGDSPAALSLFLAPVAVTEGDFSPPSAGRRSMARHYVPN; encoded by the exons gccaccaccaccgccaccaccaccattccgCCTGGCTGCCGCGTGTGTTGTGCGCGTCGGCCAGTCCGGGCACCCAGAACGCAGagtgctgccgccgccgccaccccctCCTCCTACTACTGTACTGCCCGGCGGCTCCTCGCA ACCCGACCCGCCGCCTGTGTACACGGCGGGCGCCGCGCATAATTCCCGCAGAAAGGACGGACCGGCCGGCCGGCCTCCCCCCAACCCTTCCAaatcgctgccgccgccgcctaaTCCcccgcagctgcagcagcagcagcagcacagctcACTCACACCACGCCCCCTGGCCTGGGGGCAGCGCGGCGACAGCCCGGCCGCACTCTCTTTATTTTTAGCGCCCGTCGCTGTCACCGAGGGCGACTTTTCCCCTCCCAGCGCCGGCCGGCGATCGATGGCGCGCCATTACGTCCCGAATTAG